The Arachis duranensis cultivar V14167 chromosome 2, aradu.V14167.gnm2.J7QH, whole genome shotgun sequence genome has a window encoding:
- the LOC110278113 gene encoding uncharacterized protein LOC110278113, protein MAAAGAGFTEPHNADWLATVSLGNLANNNNDDQNSALQALWAPFLLLHLGGPDTITAFSLEDNSLWLRHLLGLIVQYAERTWVLRSASPVQFEDSLLESPTLQPQDLQHVPHDDELEFIHRGYSLFNIVKRLYANLSLRFAEGQRSYSIMVMKNKRVNDEQQSNYAFKLVEVQLGLLYDVLYTKAPIIYSIPGCIFRVISFSSISSALIGFVMFVNSANYSRVDYYITIVLFAGAILLELYAFFCLICSDWTIRTKNCKSFTKWALSHGKKRWSGHMAQHNLLSFCMNKRVPICIGYDFLFRTYFKLELFFERTTKVVDNDLKMLIFQHLLEKHTAYNDKRFEQKFLLELLSHRGGYALKKKSSCFDEIGWSLETEFDHSLLIWHVATDIYYYSEPAPEEDDNKEPKVSKMLSDYMLYILLVHPFLLPKCVDRIKYVRDTFREAIRILHRSQFPVEDGKDASTALIHMYWESLQPLEKHGKERSSKSLLLSGCHLALQFKNVGCSWDTICQIDGQDQNDEDEDGGNTIKIEYEEKKGNKSIIFICSVFV, encoded by the exons ATGGCAGCTGCGGGTGCTGGTTTTACTGAGCCTCACAATGCAG ACTGGTTAGCCACTGTTTCTCTTGGTAACCTTGCCAACAACAACAACGATGATCAAAACTCAGCTCTTCAAGCACTCTGGGCACCCTTTCTTCTCTTGCATCTTGGAGGACCTGACACAATTACTGCTTTCTCCTTGGAAGACAACAGCCTCTGGCTAAGGCACTTGCTGGGTCTTATTGTTCAA TATGCAGAGCGTACTTGGGTTCTTAGATCTGCTAGCCCTGTTCAGTTTGAAGACTCTCTGCTAGAATCGCCAACTCTACAGCCCCAAGATCTGCAGCATGTTCCTCATGATGATGAATTAGAATTCATCCACCGAGGTTACTCCTTGTTTAACATTGTCAAGCGTCTCTATGCCAATCTAAGCCTGCGGTTCGCGGAAGGTCAAAGGAGCTACTCAATCATGGTAATGAAGAACAAGAGAGTTAATGATGAACAACAGAGTAATTATGCCTTTAAATTGGTTGAGGTCCAACTAGGCCTTCTCTATGATGTGTTATACACAAAGGCAcctataatttattctataccAGGCTGCATTTTTCGGGTCATCAGTTTCTCCTCTATCTCATCTGCTCTAATAGGATTTGTTATGTTTGTTAACTCTGCAAACTATTCAAGGGTTGACTATTATATAACAATTGTTTTATTTGCTGGGGCTATTTTGCTTGAATTGTATGcatttttttgtcttatttgTTCGGATTGGACTATCCGCACCAAGAATTGCAAAAGTTTCACAAAGTGGGCTCTGTCTCATGGTAAAAAGAGGTGGTCAGGACACATGGCTCAACACAACTTACTGAGTTTCTGCATGAACAAGAGGGTACCAATTTGTATTGGATATGACTTTCTCTTCAGAACCTACTTTAAGCTAGAATTGTTCTTCGAAAGGACTACGAAAGTAGTAGATAATGATCTGAAAATGTTGATCTTTCAACACCTCCTGGAGAAACACACAGCATACAATGACAAAAGGTTTGAACAAAAGTTCCTCTTGGAATTGCTTTCACATAGAGGAGGCTATGCACTCAAAAAGAAAAGTAGCTGCTTTGATGAGATTGGTTGGAGTCTGGAGACTGAATTTGATCACAGCCTCCTTATTTGGCATGTGGCAACTGATATTTACTATTATTCCGAGCCGGCTCCGGAGGAGGATGACAACAAAGAGCCGAAGGTAAGCAAGATGTTGTCGGATTACATGCTGTACATTCTACTTGTACATCCATTCTTGCTTCCGAAATGTGTTGACAGGATTAAATATGTTAGAGATACATTCAGGGAAGCCATAAGAATACTGCATCGAAGTCAATTCCCGGTTGAAGATGGTAAGGATGCTTCTACAGCGTTGATTCATATGTACTGGGAAAGTCTGCAGCCACTGGAGAAACATGGAAAAGAAAGGAGCAGCAAGTCTTTGTTACTCAGTGGGTGCCATCTTGCTTTGCAGTTTAAAAATGTTGGATGTTCATGGGATACAATTTGTCAG